The Blastomonas fulva genome contains a region encoding:
- the aspS gene encoding aspartate--tRNA ligase → MHAYRTHSCTALRASDVGQQVRLSGWVHRKRDHGNLLFIDLRDHYGLTQIVTDSDSPAFAALERLRVESVVTVTGTVVARSAETVNAGLPTGEIEVRAGEVIVQSAAEELPMPVAGEQEYPEDIRLRYRFLDLRRERLHRNIMLRSQVIASLRKRMVDQGFTEFQTPILTASSPEGARDYLVPSRVHPGKFYALPQAPQMFKQLLMVAGFDRYFQIAPCFRDEDARADRSPGEFYQLDLEMSFVTQDDVFAALEPVLGGVFREFANGKAVTEGAFPRIPYRESMLKYGSDKPDLRNPLVISDVTDHFKGSGFGLFDKIVGSGGKVRAIPAPGAGAMSRKFFDDMNDWARGEGHAGLGYINIRDGVPGGPIAKNHGEEGTAKLIAELGLGPNDGVFFAAGKELQAAKLAGAARTRVGEQLNLIEQGVFKFCWIVDFPMFEYDEDAKKIDFSHNPFSMPQGEMEALETMDPLDILAWQYDIVCNGVELSSGAIRNHRPDIMYKAFEIAGYSKEDVEKNFSGMINAFKFGAPPHGGSAPGVDRMVMLLADEPNIREVVLFPMNQKAEDLMMGAPSPVSLKQLRELNIRVAETPKG, encoded by the coding sequence ATGCACGCATATCGCACCCACAGTTGCACCGCGCTTCGCGCATCCGATGTTGGCCAGCAGGTCCGCCTTTCGGGCTGGGTCCATCGCAAGCGCGACCATGGCAATCTGCTCTTCATCGACCTGCGCGACCATTACGGCCTGACCCAGATCGTCACCGATTCCGACAGCCCCGCGTTCGCCGCGCTTGAGCGGCTGCGCGTGGAGAGCGTCGTCACGGTGACCGGTACGGTTGTCGCGCGCTCGGCCGAGACGGTGAACGCGGGCCTGCCGACCGGCGAGATCGAGGTGCGCGCAGGCGAGGTGATCGTCCAGTCGGCTGCCGAAGAGCTGCCGATGCCGGTCGCGGGTGAGCAGGAATATCCCGAGGATATTCGCCTGCGCTATCGCTTCCTCGATCTGCGCCGCGAACGCCTGCACCGCAACATCATGCTGCGCTCGCAGGTCATCGCCAGCTTGCGCAAGCGGATGGTCGACCAGGGCTTTACCGAATTCCAGACCCCGATTCTCACCGCGTCTTCGCCCGAAGGCGCGCGCGATTATCTGGTTCCCAGCCGCGTCCACCCAGGCAAGTTCTACGCGCTGCCCCAGGCACCGCAGATGTTCAAGCAGCTGCTGATGGTCGCGGGCTTCGACCGCTATTTCCAGATTGCGCCGTGCTTCCGTGATGAGGACGCGCGTGCCGACCGCAGCCCGGGCGAATTCTACCAGCTCGACCTCGAGATGAGCTTCGTGACGCAGGACGATGTGTTCGCGGCGCTGGAGCCCGTGCTCGGAGGCGTGTTCCGCGAGTTCGCCAACGGCAAGGCCGTCACCGAAGGCGCATTCCCGCGCATCCCCTATCGCGAATCCATGCTCAAATACGGATCGGACAAGCCCGACTTGCGCAACCCGCTGGTGATCAGCGACGTGACCGACCACTTCAAGGGATCGGGCTTTGGCCTGTTCGACAAGATCGTGGGCTCGGGCGGCAAGGTGCGCGCAATCCCCGCTCCCGGCGCCGGCGCGATGAGCCGCAAGTTCTTCGACGACATGAATGACTGGGCCCGCGGCGAAGGCCATGCGGGTCTCGGCTACATCAACATCCGCGACGGTGTCCCCGGCGGCCCGATCGCCAAGAACCATGGCGAGGAAGGCACCGCCAAGCTGATCGCAGAGCTCGGCCTCGGCCCCAATGATGGCGTGTTCTTCGCGGCGGGCAAGGAGCTTCAGGCGGCGAAGCTCGCAGGCGCGGCGCGCACGCGGGTGGGGGAGCAGCTGAACCTGATTGAGCAGGGCGTGTTCAAGTTCTGCTGGATCGTCGACTTCCCGATGTTCGAATATGACGAGGACGCCAAGAAGATCGACTTCAGCCACAACCCGTTCTCGATGCCGCAGGGCGAGATGGAAGCGCTGGAGACGATGGACCCGCTCGATATACTCGCCTGGCAGTACGACATCGTCTGCAACGGCGTCGAACTGTCTTCGGGCGCGATCCGGAACCACCGTCCCGACATCATGTACAAGGCGTTCGAGATCGCCGGCTACAGCAAGGAAGATGTCGAGAAGAACTTCTCGGGAATGATCAACGCGTTCAAGTTCGGCGCGCCGCCGCATGGTGGCTCGGCACCGGGTGTCGATCGCATGGTGATGCTGCTCGCCGACGAGCCCAACATCCGTGAGGTCGTGCTGTTCCCGATGAACCAGAAGGCCGAGGACCTGATGATGGGCGCACCGTCGCCGGTCAGCCTCAAGCAGTTGCGCGAGCTCAACATCCGGGTGGCAGAGACGCCCAAGGGCTGA
- a CDS encoding type II toxin-antitoxin system VapC family toxin, which produces MRLMLDTHILLWWLQDNPRLGAPARALIADSANQVLVSLATPWEISVKHRVGKMDDSGAAIMEALLDQGIAMVDLKPAHLRVLKAMPLHHRDPFDHLIIAQALAERAVVITDDAKFPDYGVRCIPA; this is translated from the coding sequence ATGCGTCTGATGCTCGACACCCATATTCTGCTGTGGTGGCTGCAGGACAATCCCAGACTGGGTGCACCCGCGCGCGCGTTAATCGCCGATTCGGCCAACCAGGTGCTCGTCAGCCTGGCAACGCCGTGGGAGATCTCGGTCAAGCACCGGGTCGGCAAGATGGATGACAGCGGTGCTGCCATCATGGAGGCGCTGCTCGATCAGGGCATCGCGATGGTTGATCTGAAACCTGCGCATCTCCGCGTGCTCAAAGCCATGCCATTGCATCATCGCGACCCATTCGATCATCTGATCATCGCTCAGGCCCTTGCCGAGCGTGCGGTTGTCATCACCGACGATGCGAAATTTCCGGACTATGGCGTCCGCTGCATCCCTGCCTGA